In a single window of the Nocardioides massiliensis genome:
- the ligD gene encoding non-homologous end-joining DNA ligase has translation MASKAIELEVDDKVVRVSNPDRVYFPARGETKLDLVEYYLAVGDGIVNALRERPCMLQRFPTGVTGEKVHQKRLPKGAPPWMDTVEVFFPRWKRTADELCVTEIAQVIWAVQMSTVEFHPWNSRRGHLEEPDEWRIDLDPGPECDWATVQRVTHVVHEVLDELGATGFPKTSGGKGLHVYVRIPPHPFADVRRAALAFAREVERRSPDVTTAWWRKDRDPAALFVDYNQNARDHTIAAAYSVRGNPEATVSAPVAWEEVDRCEPGDFTIATVPERFARLGDLHAGIDDAVFDPAPLLEWADRDAAEGAEVPPVDD, from the coding sequence ATGGCGAGCAAGGCGATCGAGCTCGAGGTCGACGACAAGGTCGTGCGCGTCTCCAACCCCGACCGCGTCTACTTCCCGGCGCGCGGGGAGACGAAGCTCGACCTGGTCGAGTACTACCTCGCCGTCGGCGACGGGATCGTCAACGCGCTGCGTGAGCGCCCCTGCATGCTGCAACGCTTCCCGACGGGCGTGACGGGGGAGAAGGTGCACCAGAAGCGCCTGCCGAAGGGCGCACCCCCCTGGATGGACACCGTCGAGGTGTTCTTCCCGCGCTGGAAGCGGACCGCCGACGAGCTGTGCGTCACCGAGATCGCGCAGGTGATCTGGGCCGTGCAGATGTCGACGGTGGAGTTCCACCCGTGGAACAGCCGCCGCGGCCACCTCGAGGAGCCCGACGAGTGGCGCATCGACCTCGACCCCGGGCCGGAGTGTGACTGGGCCACGGTGCAGCGCGTCACCCACGTCGTCCACGAGGTGCTCGACGAGCTCGGGGCGACCGGGTTCCCGAAGACGTCGGGTGGCAAGGGCCTGCACGTCTACGTCCGGATCCCACCCCACCCCTTCGCCGACGTACGCCGGGCGGCGCTGGCGTTCGCGCGCGAGGTCGAGCGCCGCAGCCCCGATGTCACCACCGCCTGGTGGCGCAAGGACCGCGACCCGGCGGCGCTGTTCGTCGACTACAACCAGAACGCCCGCGACCACACCATCGCCGCGGCGTACTCCGTGCGCGGCAACCCCGAGGCCACGGTGTCGGCTCCGGTGGCGTGGGAGGAGGTCGACCGGTGCGAGCCCGGCGACTTCACGATCGCCACGGTGCCGGAGCGGTTCGCGCGCCTCGGTGACCTGCACGCCGGCATCGACGACGCGGTCTTCGACCCCGCACCCCTGCTGGAGTGGGCCGACCGCGACGCTGCGGAGGGGGCCGAGGTCCCGCCCGTCGACGACTGA
- a CDS encoding DUF559 domain-containing protein, whose translation MVLDVLYALGGVARRRTLLAYVSRADLDRAVAAGDVIRKSRGTYAVPEADAAMEAAVRLGGLVSHTSAALLHGWAVKSVPQLPHVTVSRGRRLPREARELAVVHRAELTARDGWVATKETTLEQCLRQLPFDEALSVADSALRAGFGTQLLAHIADTAKGPGARQARRIAAAATLLAANPFESTLRAIALDVPGLSVRPQVTLPGLGRPDLVDERLRLILEADSFTWHGNRAALAADCRRYNRFVVEGWTVLRFSYEDVMGRPDDVRRVLVAAVALAELLSKRAPGRDSAA comes from the coding sequence ATGGTCCTGGACGTGTTGTATGCGCTCGGGGGCGTCGCGCGTAGGCGCACGCTGTTGGCCTACGTCTCGCGCGCAGACCTCGACCGCGCCGTGGCAGCCGGGGACGTCATACGAAAGAGCCGGGGCACCTATGCGGTCCCGGAAGCGGACGCCGCAATGGAGGCAGCCGTACGGCTTGGCGGACTGGTGTCCCACACGAGCGCGGCATTGCTGCACGGATGGGCCGTCAAGTCCGTCCCGCAGCTGCCGCACGTCACCGTCAGCCGGGGCCGGCGCCTGCCGCGGGAGGCGCGCGAGCTGGCTGTCGTCCACCGGGCCGAGCTGACCGCGCGCGACGGCTGGGTGGCCACGAAGGAGACGACGCTCGAGCAGTGCCTGCGTCAGCTGCCTTTCGACGAGGCGCTCAGCGTGGCCGACTCCGCCCTGCGCGCCGGCTTCGGAACGCAGCTCCTCGCCCACATCGCCGACACCGCGAAGGGGCCAGGTGCGCGCCAGGCCCGACGCATCGCCGCTGCAGCCACGTTGCTCGCCGCCAACCCGTTCGAGTCGACGTTGCGGGCCATAGCGCTCGACGTCCCCGGGCTGTCAGTGCGTCCCCAGGTCACCCTGCCGGGCCTGGGCCGACCGGATCTTGTCGACGAGCGACTCCGGTTGATCCTCGAGGCCGACTCCTTCACCTGGCACGGCAACCGCGCAGCGCTGGCGGCCGACTGTCGGCGCTACAACCGGTTCGTCGTCGAGGGCTGGACGGTGCTGCGGTTCAGCTACGAGGACGTGATGGGGCGCCCCGACGACGTGCGACGAGTGCTGGTCGCCGCCGTTGCGCTCGCCGAACTGCTGAGCAAACGAGCTCCCGGACGCGACAGTGCCGCCTGA
- a CDS encoding 3'(2'),5'-bisphosphate nucleotidase CysQ: MNDFAPASPPGIEHDDHLLAAWAAEVAGNLLVEVRGQGLEGKELKDAGDRAAHELLMELLAQHRPGDAVLSEEGKDDKRRLDADRVWIVDPLDGTREFSEPPREDWAVHVALWTRAAGDLAAGAVAQPGLATTFHTGAPPVVPDSTAARPRIAVSRTRPPAFVEALAAEIGADLVPMGSAGAKVISVVRDVTDAYVHAGGQYEWDSAAPVAVARAAGLHTSRIDGSPLVYNQDDVLLPDLVVCRPELAEPILAFIREHGTD, from the coding sequence GTGAACGACTTCGCGCCTGCCAGCCCGCCCGGGATCGAGCACGACGACCACCTCCTGGCGGCCTGGGCCGCCGAGGTCGCCGGCAACCTTCTCGTCGAGGTCCGTGGCCAGGGCCTGGAGGGCAAGGAGCTCAAGGACGCCGGCGACCGCGCCGCCCACGAGCTGCTGATGGAGCTGCTGGCTCAGCACCGTCCCGGCGACGCCGTCCTGTCGGAGGAGGGCAAGGACGACAAGCGCCGCCTCGACGCCGACCGGGTCTGGATCGTGGACCCGCTCGACGGCACCCGGGAGTTCTCCGAGCCCCCGCGCGAGGATTGGGCCGTCCACGTCGCGCTCTGGACCCGCGCCGCCGGCGACCTGGCCGCCGGTGCCGTCGCCCAGCCGGGACTCGCCACCACCTTCCACACCGGGGCACCCCCCGTCGTGCCCGACTCGACCGCGGCGCGGCCGCGCATCGCCGTGTCCCGCACGCGCCCGCCCGCCTTCGTCGAGGCGCTGGCCGCCGAGATCGGCGCCGATCTGGTCCCCATGGGCTCCGCCGGCGCCAAGGTCATCTCGGTCGTCCGCGACGTCACCGACGCCTACGTGCACGCCGGCGGACAGTACGAGTGGGACTCCGCCGCCCCCGTCGCCGTCGCCCGCGCCGCCGGACTGCACACCTCCCGCATCGACGGCAGCCCACTGGTCTACAACCAGGACGACGTGCTCCTGCCCGACCTGGTCGTCTGCCGCCCGGAGCTCGCCGAGCCGATCCTGGCCTTCATCCGCGAGCACGGCACCGACTGA
- the pth gene encoding aminoacyl-tRNA hydrolase: MSDAAWLVVGLGNPGPTYAQTRHNIGYLVVEELAQRMGSGFRAHKSGRADVVEGRLGPPGPDVPRVVLMKARTYMNESGGPVSTLAKFYKVPAERVIAIHDELDIGFGTLRVKLGGGDNGHNGLKSMRSSLGTGDFYRLRAGIGRPPGRQAPADFVLSPYSSAERKELPLQVVLAADAVESLISEGLERTQSRFNS; the protein is encoded by the coding sequence ATGTCCGACGCCGCCTGGTTGGTGGTGGGGCTCGGGAACCCCGGCCCGACGTACGCCCAGACCCGCCACAACATCGGCTACCTCGTCGTCGAGGAGCTGGCGCAGCGGATGGGCTCCGGGTTCCGGGCCCACAAGTCCGGTCGCGCCGACGTCGTGGAGGGCAGACTGGGGCCGCCCGGCCCCGACGTGCCCCGTGTCGTGCTGATGAAGGCGCGCACCTACATGAACGAGTCCGGCGGACCGGTCTCGACGCTCGCGAAGTTCTACAAGGTGCCTGCCGAGCGCGTCATCGCGATCCACGACGAGCTCGACATCGGCTTCGGCACCCTGCGCGTGAAGCTCGGGGGCGGCGACAACGGCCACAACGGGCTGAAGTCGATGCGGTCCTCGCTCGGCACCGGTGACTTCTACCGCCTGCGCGCCGGGATCGGCCGTCCCCCGGGTCGGCAGGCGCCGGCGGACTTCGTGCTGTCGCCGTACTCCTCGGCCGAGCGCAAGGAGCTCCCGCTCCAGGTCGTGCTCGCCGCCGACGCCGTGGAGTCCCTGATCAGTGAGGGACTCGAGCGGACGCAGAGCCGCTTCAACTCCTGA
- a CDS encoding 50S ribosomal protein L25/general stress protein Ctc: protein MTDKITAELRTEFGKGAARRIRRADKVPAVLYGHGAEPQHLSLPGHDTMLALKKGGSNALLTITIEGKDQLALAREVQSDPIKGFLEHIDFVAIKRGEKVIVDVPVVTVGEAVRGTVVTTPLGELRIEVDATKIPESIEVSVEDADAGFQVNAGELNLPDGAVLSGIEDDEAVVIVAHAPTAEQLDAELEQAEADAGIERDEPEVSEAE from the coding sequence ATGACCGACAAGATCACCGCCGAGCTGCGCACCGAGTTCGGCAAGGGGGCCGCCCGGCGCATCCGTCGCGCCGACAAGGTTCCCGCCGTGCTCTACGGTCACGGCGCCGAGCCGCAGCACCTCTCGCTCCCGGGTCACGACACCATGCTCGCCCTCAAGAAGGGCGGCTCCAACGCGCTGCTGACGATCACCATCGAGGGTAAGGACCAGCTGGCGCTCGCCCGCGAGGTCCAGTCCGACCCGATCAAGGGCTTCCTCGAGCACATCGACTTCGTCGCCATCAAGCGCGGCGAGAAGGTCATCGTCGACGTTCCCGTCGTCACCGTCGGTGAGGCCGTCCGCGGCACCGTCGTCACCACGCCGCTCGGCGAGCTGCGCATCGAGGTCGACGCCACCAAGATCCCCGAGTCCATCGAGGTCTCGGTCGAGGACGCCGACGCCGGCTTCCAGGTCAACGCGGGCGAGCTCAACCTGCCCGACGGCGCCGTCCTCTCGGGCATCGAGGACGACGAGGCCGTCGTCATCGTCGCGCACGCCCCGACCGCCGAGCAGCTCGACGCCGAGCTGGAGCAGGCCGAGGCCGACGCCGGCATCGAGCGCGACGAGCCCGAGGTGAGCGAGGCCGAGTGA
- a CDS encoding ribose-phosphate diphosphokinase, giving the protein MSGMKRATEKNLMVFSGRAHPSLAEEVADQLGTGLVPTSAYEFANSEIYVRFEESVRGCDAFVIQSHTAPINEWIMEHLIMVDALKRASAKRITVVLPFYGYARQDKKHRGREPISARLMADLFKTAGADRLITVDLHADQIQGYFDGPVDHLMALPLLTQYVKEKYGDQQLTVVSPDAGRIKVAERWAAKLGGSPLAFIHKTRDVNRPNESVANRVVGEVEGRMCVLVDDMIDTGGTIVKAADALMADGAAGVVIAATHPILSDPAVDRLKNCQATEVIVTNTLPIPEDHLFDKLTCLSIAPLISRAIREVFEDGSVTSLFDGHA; this is encoded by the coding sequence GTGAGCGGAATGAAGCGGGCCACCGAGAAGAACCTGATGGTGTTCAGCGGCCGGGCGCACCCCAGCCTCGCCGAGGAGGTGGCCGACCAGCTCGGGACGGGGCTCGTGCCCACCTCGGCGTACGAGTTCGCGAACTCCGAGATCTACGTCCGCTTCGAGGAGTCCGTCCGCGGGTGCGACGCCTTCGTGATCCAGAGCCACACGGCGCCGATCAACGAGTGGATCATGGAGCACCTGATCATGGTCGACGCGCTCAAGCGCGCCTCGGCGAAGCGGATCACGGTGGTGCTCCCGTTCTACGGCTACGCCCGCCAGGACAAGAAGCACCGCGGCCGTGAGCCGATCTCCGCCCGGCTGATGGCCGACCTGTTCAAGACCGCCGGCGCCGACCGGCTCATCACCGTCGACCTGCACGCCGACCAGATCCAGGGCTATTTCGACGGCCCCGTCGACCACCTGATGGCGCTGCCGCTGCTCACGCAGTACGTCAAGGAGAAGTACGGCGACCAGCAGCTCACGGTCGTCTCGCCCGACGCCGGCCGGATCAAGGTCGCCGAGCGGTGGGCCGCCAAGCTCGGTGGGAGCCCGCTGGCGTTCATCCACAAGACCCGCGACGTCAACCGGCCCAACGAGTCGGTGGCCAACCGCGTCGTCGGTGAGGTCGAGGGCCGGATGTGCGTCCTGGTCGACGACATGATCGACACCGGCGGCACCATCGTGAAGGCCGCCGACGCCCTCATGGCCGACGGCGCAGCGGGCGTGGTGATCGCCGCGACCCACCCGATCCTGTCCGACCCCGCGGTCGACCGCCTCAAGAACTGCCAGGCGACCGAGGTCATCGTCACCAACACGCTGCCGATCCCCGAGGACCACCTCTTCGACAAGCTGACCTGCCTGTCGATCGCGCCGCTGATCAGCCGCGCCATCCGCGAGGTCTTCGAGGACGGCTCTGTGACCTCGCTGTTCGACGGCCACGCCTGA
- the glmU gene encoding bifunctional UDP-N-acetylglucosamine diphosphorylase/glucosamine-1-phosphate N-acetyltransferase GlmU — MSSASAPSDDLTVIVLAAGGGTRMRSKTMKVLHPICGRSMLGHVLRAAQAAEPRRLVAVIGTQREQVGPHVLELVPDALLAVQETPEGTGHAVRAAVDAVVGADGDLTGTVLVTAGDTPMLEGESLRDFVADHRRSGRAVSILTGRVADPTGYGRIVREPDGSVAAIVEEKEATDYQREINEINSGILAFDAAFLRSALPRISNDNAKGEYYLTDAIALARGDGLQVGAFPVVDVAQTEGANDRAQLADLAREMNQRILRRWMREGVTVIDPLTTWVDADVVLSPDVTILPNVQLLGATIVGEDAVIGPDSTLRDVEVGQAARVVRTHAELAVVGPAAQVGPFSYLRPGTRIGAEGKVGTFVETKNSVIAAGAKVPHLSYIGDAEIGEGTNIGAGTITANYDGVAKHRTVVGAHARTGSNNTFVAPVTIGDGAVTGAGTTVRTDVPPGALAVSAGSQRHLEGWVLRKRAGTAAADAAAAALGDAGSTTPEA, encoded by the coding sequence GTGAGCAGTGCGTCAGCGCCGTCGGACGACCTGACCGTGATCGTGCTCGCCGCCGGCGGCGGCACGCGCATGCGGTCCAAGACGATGAAGGTGCTCCACCCGATCTGCGGGCGGAGCATGCTCGGGCACGTGCTGCGCGCCGCCCAGGCCGCCGAGCCGCGCAGGCTCGTCGCCGTCATCGGGACGCAGCGCGAGCAGGTGGGACCGCACGTGCTCGAGCTGGTGCCCGACGCGCTGCTCGCCGTGCAGGAGACCCCCGAGGGCACCGGGCACGCCGTCCGGGCCGCCGTCGACGCCGTGGTCGGCGCCGACGGCGACCTGACCGGCACGGTGCTCGTCACCGCCGGCGACACCCCGATGCTCGAGGGCGAGAGTCTGCGCGACTTCGTCGCCGACCACCGCCGCTCCGGCCGCGCGGTCAGCATCCTCACCGGCCGCGTGGCCGACCCCACGGGCTACGGCCGGATCGTCCGCGAGCCCGACGGCAGCGTCGCGGCCATCGTGGAGGAGAAGGAGGCCACCGACTACCAGCGCGAGATCAACGAGATCAACTCCGGGATCCTGGCCTTCGACGCCGCCTTCCTGCGCTCCGCGCTGCCACGGATCAGCAACGACAACGCGAAGGGCGAGTACTACCTCACCGACGCGATCGCGCTTGCGCGCGGCGACGGGTTGCAGGTCGGGGCGTTCCCCGTCGTCGACGTCGCCCAGACCGAGGGCGCCAACGACCGCGCGCAGCTCGCCGACCTGGCGCGCGAGATGAACCAGCGGATCCTGCGCCGGTGGATGCGCGAGGGTGTCACGGTGATCGACCCCCTCACGACCTGGGTCGACGCCGACGTGGTGCTCTCGCCGGACGTCACGATCCTGCCCAACGTGCAGCTGCTCGGCGCGACCATCGTCGGGGAGGACGCCGTGATCGGTCCGGACTCCACGCTGCGCGACGTCGAGGTCGGCCAGGCCGCCCGCGTCGTGCGCACCCACGCCGAGCTCGCCGTGGTCGGGCCGGCCGCGCAGGTCGGGCCCTTCTCCTACCTGCGTCCGGGAACCCGGATCGGCGCGGAGGGCAAGGTCGGCACGTTCGTGGAGACCAAGAACTCCGTGATCGCCGCCGGCGCGAAGGTGCCGCACCTGTCCTACATCGGCGACGCGGAGATCGGCGAGGGCACCAACATCGGGGCCGGCACGATCACCGCCAACTACGACGGCGTCGCCAAGCACCGCACCGTCGTCGGCGCCCACGCGCGCACCGGGTCCAACAACACGTTCGTCGCCCCCGTCACGATCGGTGACGGCGCCGTCACGGGCGCCGGCACGACCGTCCGCACCGACGTCCCGCCGGGCGCTCTGGCCGTCTCGGCCGGCTCCCAGCGCCACCTCGAGGGCTGGGTGCTGCGCAAGCGCGCGGGGACCGCCGCGGCCGACGCGGCGGCCGCTGCGCTCGGGGACGCGGGGTCGACCACGCCGGAGGCGTGA
- a CDS encoding MFS transporter, whose protein sequence is MSASRPSLLRRHLAFRRLWLSWCVSNVADSMLFLVLAVWVKDLTGSNGAAAMTFVCFGAPALIAPVLGDMVDRVSRRRLLVVVKLAIVPVLLGLLVVPDAVLLVAVYAVTVAYGAVGYLTAAAQGGLVRDLLDDDDLAAGNGLLSTVDQALRLVAPLLGTGLYALAGPGPVVVLTASCFGVAALILAGLRMTETPPTPADERGGYGAEIVAGAAHLRRTPLLGITLVAVTVGFAATGLLNAVSFAVLEHGLGVPAAMIGLVVSVQGIGAVLAGITVARAIGTWQESAVVRVGLLLLAAGTLPLMTPWLPVALVGLVAIGFGGTWSVVALMTMRQRLTPPTLQGRVGTATNVAITVPQTAVTLVGAALVGLVDHRLLLLVTAVGVALAAMLTWRRTSSTVTGFTAQPQQQEAVS, encoded by the coding sequence CTGGCGTTCCGCCGGCTCTGGCTGAGCTGGTGCGTGTCCAACGTCGCCGACAGCATGCTGTTCCTCGTCCTCGCCGTCTGGGTCAAGGACCTCACCGGTTCCAACGGCGCGGCGGCGATGACCTTCGTCTGCTTCGGCGCCCCCGCCCTCATCGCCCCGGTGCTGGGCGACATGGTCGACCGGGTCTCGCGGCGCCGGCTGCTCGTCGTGGTCAAGCTCGCGATCGTCCCGGTCCTGCTCGGCCTGCTGGTTGTCCCCGATGCGGTCCTGCTCGTCGCGGTGTACGCCGTGACCGTGGCGTATGGCGCCGTCGGCTACCTGACGGCGGCCGCGCAGGGCGGCCTGGTCCGCGACCTGCTGGACGACGACGACCTCGCCGCCGGCAACGGGTTGCTGAGCACCGTCGACCAGGCGCTGCGCCTGGTCGCCCCGCTGCTCGGCACCGGTCTCTACGCGCTCGCCGGACCCGGGCCGGTCGTCGTGCTCACCGCGTCCTGCTTCGGGGTGGCGGCGTTGATCCTGGCCGGTCTGCGGATGACCGAGACCCCGCCGACGCCGGCCGACGAGCGTGGTGGATACGGCGCCGAGATCGTCGCCGGCGCCGCCCACCTGCGTCGTACGCCGCTGCTGGGGATCACGCTGGTGGCGGTGACCGTGGGGTTCGCGGCGACCGGCCTGCTCAACGCGGTCAGCTTCGCCGTCCTCGAGCATGGGCTGGGCGTCCCGGCCGCCATGATCGGGCTGGTCGTCAGCGTCCAGGGCATCGGTGCCGTGCTGGCGGGGATCACGGTCGCCCGCGCGATCGGCACGTGGCAGGAGAGCGCTGTGGTCCGCGTCGGCCTGCTGCTCCTCGCCGCGGGGACGCTGCCCCTGATGACGCCGTGGCTGCCGGTCGCGCTGGTCGGGCTGGTCGCGATCGGGTTCGGCGGCACGTGGTCGGTCGTCGCGCTGATGACCATGCGCCAGCGACTGACCCCACCGACGCTGCAGGGACGCGTCGGCACGGCCACCAACGTCGCCATCACCGTGCCGCAGACCGCCGTCACGTTGGTCGGCGCGGCCCTGGTCGGCCTGGTCGACCACCGCCTGCTGCTCCTCGTCACCGCGGTGGGGGTGGCGCTCGCAGCGATGCTCACCTGGCGCAGGACGTCCTCTACAGTGACCGGGTTTACCGCTCAGCCGCAGCAGCAGGAGGCAGTCTCGTGA